The nucleotide sequence ATCACACCAACTAATAAAATAAAGAACTGCATTGGTACTTTTAACAAGCCATTAAACAGTAAACCTAATTGCATTTCTTTAACCGATTTTCCGCTTAAATAACGTTGCACCTGACTTTGGTCTGTTCCAAAATAAGAGAGCATTAAAAACGTACCACCAATAATACCACTCCAAAATGTGTAGCGATTATTTAAGTCGAATGAAAAATCTAACACTTCCATCTTGCCATTTGCACCAGCTATTTCTAATGCTTTAGAAAATGTGATGTCTGCAGGGAGCTTGCTAACTATAATAATAAATGCAACAACCATTCCTGTAAAAATCACAATCATTTGGTGTTTTTGAGTCACACTTACTGCTTTAGTGCCTCCAGTCACAGTATAGATGATGACAAGGATTCCGATAATAATGTTTAGCAATATCAAGTTCCAACCAAGTACTACAGATAATATAATTGAAGGTGCAAAAATGGTAATTCCAGCAGCGAGTCCACGTTGTATTAAAAAGAGGATTGCTGTTAAGGTTCTTGTTTTTAAATCGAACCGATTTTCTAAAAACTCATAAGCAGTATATACATTTAATCGATGGTACAATGGAATAAACACCATGCAAATAACAATCATAGCAATTGGCAATCCAAAATAGAATTGCACAAAGCCCATACCATCATTAAATGCTTGTCCTGGTGTAGAAAGGAAGGTAATAGCACTTGCTTGAGTCGCCATGACAGATAAACCAATAGTCCACCATTTTGAGGTGCTTCCGCCTTTTAAGTAGTCTTTAACATCTCTATTTTTTCTGGTTATCCAAGTACCATAAGCCACAATGGTAACTAGTGTAAATATTAGGATAGTCCAATCTAAGGTTTCTAATTTTGTAAAATGATTCATACTACGACAGCGACTGAGTTATGATATAAAAAAGAATAATATATATGGCATTAGCCACTAAAACCAGAGTGTACCAGTTTTTCCATTTTGCTTTTTGGTATGAATGATTTTCCATATTAGTCAGTTAGTTTTTTGTTTAAATTAATATTATCCTTCCCAATAGATAACATATTTGAGAAAAGTCTATAGGCTCCAGAAACGCCTGCAGGAAACTCTCTAAAAAAGCTTAATCCTGTATAGATATAATGTCCTTTACCATGTTTGGCAATCAATAAGCTTCCATCTTTAGGTGTTTCTCCTTTATCGTTTATTGAAATAAGAGGTGTAAACTCTTTACTCCATTCGTTAGGGAAGTAGAGTCCACGTTCTTGAGTCCAACCATCAAAATCTTTTGACGTAATTTTATTTGGGAAATTTAAAAGTTCGTGGTCTGGATTTAATATTCTTACTTCCGCGTTTTCGTCGGTAACTCTGTCTCTCGATAGTTTTAAATCGAAAGGAGCAATGTTATCGACCTTAACACCTCTGCTAGTATTGTATTGCACAATCATATTGCCACCTTGCTCTACAAAATCAAACAAAATATCTTGCTTAAATTTTAGTTCATCTACAATGTTATAAGCCCTAATCCCAACAACAACGGCATCAAAACGCGCTAAATTTTCAGAAGTAATATCTTCAGGTTTTATTTTTACTACGTTATAGCCTATTTGTTGTAAACTTTCAGGAACAACATCGCCAGCTCCTTCTATATAAGCAATATTTTCACCGCGTTTTTGAATGTCTAAGCGAACAATTTTACTTTCGCTTGGCAATAACACTGTTTGAAAAGGAATGTGGCTATAATCTATTTCTATTAATTCTTTTGAATAGGTTTTTCCGTTAACAGATACTTTTGGTACAAGCGTTCCTTCACTTTGGAATTTTGGTGGAATAACCGTAAATACTAACTTTTGAGTTTCTCCTTTATTTTCTATCGTCACTTTTTGTTGTTGTGGATATACATTCCAATCTTTAGGATGTTCAAGGGTAATGGACCCTTCTATATTATCTCTACCAGCTTTTACAATCACTTGAATTTCTTTTTGCTTGTCGTTTTCAAAAATGATTACTTTATTGCTAATGCTAGTAGATACTTCTGGAATAATCTCGAAAGGTCTATATAATTCCCCTTTATCTGGTTTTGAGTAGCGATATACAACATCTTTAGTAAATGTGATAAGCGTATTATTAACCATTACATTAAAATCGACAGTTAAACCTCTAGGTGTTTCTGGTTTCCCAATTAACGTTTGGTCATCTACCTTATATACTCCTAAAGTTCCTTTTTCTTCAAGCCAGTAAGGTGTGGTTGTTTTTATGCTTCTAGGTAAGGTGATTTCTTGTTTAAAAACCTCCTTTACATTTGGTAAAAGTGTTTGATTTTTTTCTATTGAATTATTATTTGAAGACACTTGGTAAGACATTAATTTTAAGCTAGCATTACTTCTATTAAGTGTTTCGAAATTTAATGTAATATCACTTCCGCTACTTGTTGTTGGTGTATTTGATGACACTTCTAAGTACAACCCTGTACACGCTTCAATAATATGTTTTAATTCATTGATTTTTATGTCTTTCCAATGCTTATCTTCAATGTTTTGTAGAAGTTTATATGCGTTAACTAAATCGTCTAAATGAACGGAAGGGTCTCTAAAATTGAAGTTTTTTTCTACCTTATATAAAATGTCTCCAATAGCTTTTCCGTCTTTAACACGATTCCAAGATGTGTCGATTCCAGAAAAGATATTGTCTTTATTTTCTGGGAATTCTCCTTTTAAAAATTCTATGTATTCTTGCTGTGACCCACGTGTTGTTAAGCGACCAAATCCTTGACATAAATGTTGGCTACTTGCTAGTGACGCCACTTCGTTATTTGACAATCCTTTATGTGGATAGAATACACCAACATCAAAGTTTAGCATTCCACTTTTATCGGCTTTTTCAAAATTTTCTTGACTCCCATAAAACCACCAACCAGTATTAAAGAATAATCTTTTAGGTTGCCAGGTATCCACGTGTTTTAATTGGTCTGGGTAACTATTTTTGTCTGCAACCATATCAAAAGCTTCCATGCTTAACATGGCTGAACCTGTATGATGACCATGTGTGGTTCCTGGGTTTCTATGGTCGAACCTATTTATAATAACATCTGGTTTAAATTGTCGTATGGCCCAAATAACATCACCTAATACTTTTTCTTTATCCCAAATAGCAAAGGTTTCGTCAGGATGTTTAGAATATCCAAAATCGTTAGCTCTTGTAAAACGTTGTTCGCCACCATCTACATGTCTCGCAGCTAATAATTCTTGCGTACGAATAACACCTAATAATTCTCGAATTTCTGGTCCAATTAAATTCTGTCCACCATCACCACGAGTCACAGATAGATAAGCTGTTCTAGCCTTAACATGATTGGACATATACGAGATAAGACGTGTGTTTTCGTCATCAGGATGTGCAGCTACATATAACACAGAACCTAAAACATTTAGTTTTTGTACCGCTTCATAAATTTCGGAAGTACTTGGTTTTTTTGGTTGTTGGCCGTAAGTAATTATTGTAGAAAAAAGAGCAATGGCAATTGCTAATTTAAATTTTTGCATGGTTATTAGGTTTGCTAGAAACCAAATATATAAAAGAAACCAAGTGAAAAGCTTGGTTTTAATCTTTCTTTAACGGTTATAGCCACTTTTTGCGCTTAAAGTAGAATAACATGCCAATAAAAAGAACAATCATAATTCCCCATAATACGAAATACCCATTTTTATAGTGCAGTTCGGGAATATTCTCGAAATTCATTCCATAAATTCCAGCAATAAAGGTTAGCGGAATAAATATAGTTGCAATAATAGTAAGTACTTTCATGACTTCATTCATTTTATTACTTATGGTAGTCATGTACATATCCATAAGTCCCCAAATCATTTCTCTATAAATATCAATGTTTTCTGATACTTGAATGATATGATCATAGATGTCTCGGTAAAAATGAATGGTTTTTTTATGAATAAGTTTATGCTCAATTTTTTCAATTCTATTAATTATTTCTCGCAATGGAAAAATTGCTCGTCGCACTTTTAAAACTTCACGTTTAAGTGATTGAATTTGTGTGGTTATATCTTCTTTTGGGTTGCCACTAAAAAGGAGGTCTTCTAACTCTTCAATTTTATTACCCATTGTTTCTATAATTTCGTAGTAATGGTCTACCACAGAATCAATAAGCGTATAGAGTAGATAATCTGCTCCTAAATTGCGAATCCTTCCTTTTTTGGTTCTTATTCTATCTCTAACGGAATCAAAAACATCCCCTTCGGCTTCTTGAAAAGATAATACATAATTAGCGCCTAACACAAAACTTACTTGTTCTGAAACGACATTTTCATCGTTATCATAATACAGCATTTTTACAACGACAAATAAATATCCTTCATATTCATCTATTTTTGGGCGCTGCGAGGTATTTACAATATCTTCAAGTGTTAAAGGGTGAATATCATAATTTTCACCAATTTTTTCTATTTCATTAATATTATTTAGACCATTTATGTTAATCCAAGTTATAGAATCGGTGGTTTTGTAATGAAGAACATCTTTAATGTTTTTCAGCTCTTTCTCTTCAACATGATCTGCATTGTAATCAAAAGATTCAATAAAAAGTTTAGACAATTTACTCCCTGTATATATTAAAGCACCTGGAATTTGTCCAACGTGTTTTTTGTATTTTGTAGTTCTTTTTTTTGCCATAAAAACATAATACTATATGTTATAAATATACTATTTATATAGCATCACTACCATCATCTATAGCATCTTTTTCAACTAAAGTCACTGCTTTTTGTAGAATTAAATTGTTTGGATAGGTCACTAAATCGCCATTATCCATTCTAAGGTGTAATTGAAAAGCTCGAATATCTTCAATAATGGCTTCTATTGGAAAATCTTTATCATGTATTTGTATTTTGTCTCCAACTTTATATGGAAATGAAAAAAACATGATAACACCAGAGGTTATATTACTTAAAATAGACCAAATTGCAAAAAGCGCAATTCCAATAACTGCAAAAACTGAAGAAAACACTAATGATAAATCTTCTGGTTCTGCACCAAAAATAAAGGCTTCAATAAGTAATACAATAAGAAATAGTGTGACGGTTACATACCTATTAATAAGTTTGATTCTTGCATCATTAATACCGCTTTTTCTGCCTATTTTATTTATAGCAGTTTTAATAATAAATCGCAAAGTAAATAGAATTGAAAAAACAATTAGTGTATTAATTAACTCGTTTTGATATGTTGTTAAGAAATTGGTCATTTTGTAATCTTTTTGTAAAGATAAAAAGTTGCTAATCAAAAAAACTATTTAAGCATAAGAGTTTCTCTTAACATACTATCCTTGTTGCTATTTTTGCTCCAATATGGCGATTTAATGGTTTTTAATTTTGTTGCTTTAGTAGTTAATGTTTCACTATCACTTTTAGTTGTTTCTGTCCAACTTAATATCTCGTAAGGTGATGTTTTATTAAAGTTAATAGTTAAAACTCTTTCTAATTCGGGATAACTAATAGAGTAAGAGCCTAATTTTAATTCAGCGTTTGCTTGATATGGTTTTAACTCAACATGTTTCAAACTAATAAATTCAAACGAAGGAATTATGTTTAAACTTCCAGTTGGTAGCTCTTTTGGATTTATTCGAAGCTGTGTCCAAAGTTCATTTTCTAAAATCGTTTTTTCTAATTGGTAGTTTTGGTCAGCCTCACCTTCAAAGTACGAATGTGAATTGATTTCAAAATCTTTCTTATTATTGAGTTGCATATAGGTTTGTCCACACCACTCTTGTATTGAACTAGATATTTTAATAGCATGTTCTACTTTTGGAAGGGGATAGAAGGTGCTTTGCATGATGGAATATGGATAAATACCTGTATTGAATTTTTTGGTTGCGTTTAACTTTAAAACTGATATATTTTCAGGATTTTGGTTATTTGCTTTTACTTGTTCTACTGGAAGAAAATCTTCGGTAACATAGATTAATACTGCATGTCCTTTTCTAATTTCACCATAGCGAGCTTGTTCTAACTCATAAGATGTTATTTCTGCTTCTCCAGCATACCAATAATCTTTAAACTCGTCGCTTAGTTCTCTATACTTTGTATTACTTGATAGTTTGGTTGTTTTTTTATCTTCATTGTTTTTACAAGATATACTAACAATTAAAAGAACTGCTATAAGAAAGCTAGTAATGCTTTTGTTATTATGTGTTTTCATAGAACCTTATTTTTCTACAATGTCAATTAAATTTTGATATACTTTATGTACAGGTAATCCCATTACATTAAAATAGGAACCCTCTAAGTGGGTGACTCCAATTTGTCCAATCCATTCTTGTATACCATATGCGCCAGCTTTATCCATTGGTGGAAAATGACTTATGTAGTACCAAATTTCATCATCAGTTAACTCTTTAAAAGTCACTTTTGTAATATCATGTATTGTTTTTTCAGAAGAGATTGTTTTAAAACAGACAGAAGTAATGACTTCGTGTGTAGTATTGCTCATAGATTTTAACATGTTAAAAGCCTCTTGTTCTGATCTTGGTTTACCAAGAGCTTCTTCATTATGCCAAACTATAGTGTCACTAGTAATGAGGATGTCATTTGGCTGCAACTCACTTTCAAAAGGCAGGGATTTTAACTGTGCTAGATAGTTGCTAATTTCAAAATGACGTAAACGGTTTGGGTATTCTTCTTTTACGGGTTTTAAAATAACATCAAATTCTAAACCAAGATTTTTAAAAAATTCCTGACGCCTAGGAGAGCCTGATGCTAAAATAATTCGATAATTTTTTAGTTTTTCGTTTAGCATTAATTAATAATTAATGGATATAGTAACAAAGATAACACACCAAATAACATAATTACTTTTAAAACATTAGATAAATGCTGATACTCTTTTTTTAGTTCTGCCGAAAAGATCTTGATTGTAAAATATAGCATTGGCCCAAGCACAAATATTAGAAAATACACAACAGCTAATATGTTATTATATAATTGCGAAACAATATAATTTATTAGAGCTAGTAAAGGAATAAATGAAAGCGCAAAAACAAGCATAGTTGCTCTATCTCTACCAATAATAATTGGCAGTGTTTTCATTTGCGACTTATAGTCGCCATTAATATCTTCAATATCTTTAATGATTTCTCTTAAAAGATTTATTATAAAAGCAAAAAGCGCATAGTATAATGCAATTTTAAAAATGTCTAAGTATAATTCTCTATTACTACTTGTTAAAGAAGGAATTAAATCAAAAATAGGCACTATTAGAATGCTTAATGCTACTAATATTGAAATAATAATATTACCTAGAAGACATGTTTGTTTTAAGTAAGATGCATAAATGTAAAGTAGTGCAGAAATAATTACAAATATGACTGCAAAACCGTTTCTGTTAATTGTATTTGACAAATAAAACCCAAGACCAACTCCAAGTACATTTAAAGCAATAAATAAGTTTAAAGCTGTTTTTTCTGAAATTATTTTACCTACTATGACTTTTTTTGGTTTGTTTACTAAATCAGTTTCAACATCATAAATATCGTTAATAATATTTCCTGCTGCTGCAATAAATACGGTAGCTAATACAAGTAAAGAGAATTGCAGTGTATGTAAAGTAAGTTGAATATTAAAAGACTCAAAAAGGGCGTATTTAACAAGAACTTGAACTAATGCAATAAGCAGAAGATTTTTCCAGCGGACGAGGTTTAAAATATTAGTCATC is from Pontimicrobium sp. SW4 and encodes:
- the corA gene encoding magnesium/cobalt transporter CorA, with amino-acid sequence MAKKRTTKYKKHVGQIPGALIYTGSKLSKLFIESFDYNADHVEEKELKNIKDVLHYKTTDSITWININGLNNINEIEKIGENYDIHPLTLEDIVNTSQRPKIDEYEGYLFVVVKMLYYDNDENVVSEQVSFVLGANYVLSFQEAEGDVFDSVRDRIRTKKGRIRNLGADYLLYTLIDSVVDHYYEIIETMGNKIEELEDLLFSGNPKEDITTQIQSLKREVLKVRRAIFPLREIINRIEKIEHKLIHKKTIHFYRDIYDHIIQVSENIDIYREMIWGLMDMYMTTISNKMNEVMKVLTIIATIFIPLTFIAGIYGMNFENIPELHYKNGYFVLWGIMIVLFIGMLFYFKRKKWL
- a CDS encoding Maf-like protein, with the protein product MLNEKLKNYRIILASGSPRRQEFFKNLGLEFDVILKPVKEEYPNRLRHFEISNYLAQLKSLPFESELQPNDILITSDTIVWHNEEALGKPRSEQEAFNMLKSMSNTTHEVITSVCFKTISSEKTIHDITKVTFKELTDDEIWYYISHFPPMDKAGAYGIQEWIGQIGVTHLEGSYFNVMGLPVHKVYQNLIDIVEK
- a CDS encoding septum formation inhibitor Maf, which encodes MKTHNNKSITSFLIAVLLIVSISCKNNEDKKTTKLSSNTKYRELSDEFKDYWYAGEAEITSYELEQARYGEIRKGHAVLIYVTEDFLPVEQVKANNQNPENISVLKLNATKKFNTGIYPYSIMQSTFYPLPKVEHAIKISSSIQEWCGQTYMQLNNKKDFEINSHSYFEGEADQNYQLEKTILENELWTQLRINPKELPTGSLNIIPSFEFISLKHVELKPYQANAELKLGSYSISYPELERVLTINFNKTSPYEILSWTETTKSDSETLTTKATKLKTIKSPYWSKNSNKDSMLRETLMLK
- a CDS encoding PIG-L family deacetylase, with product MQKFKLAIAIALFSTIITYGQQPKKPSTSEIYEAVQKLNVLGSVLYVAAHPDDENTRLISYMSNHVKARTAYLSVTRGDGGQNLIGPEIRELLGVIRTQELLAARHVDGGEQRFTRANDFGYSKHPDETFAIWDKEKVLGDVIWAIRQFKPDVIINRFDHRNPGTTHGHHTGSAMLSMEAFDMVADKNSYPDQLKHVDTWQPKRLFFNTGWWFYGSQENFEKADKSGMLNFDVGVFYPHKGLSNNEVASLASSQHLCQGFGRLTTRGSQQEYIEFLKGEFPENKDNIFSGIDTSWNRVKDGKAIGDILYKVEKNFNFRDPSVHLDDLVNAYKLLQNIEDKHWKDIKINELKHIIEACTGLYLEVSSNTPTTSSGSDITLNFETLNRSNASLKLMSYQVSSNNNSIEKNQTLLPNVKEVFKQEITLPRSIKTTTPYWLEEKGTLGVYKVDDQTLIGKPETPRGLTVDFNVMVNNTLITFTKDVVYRYSKPDKGELYRPFEIIPEVSTSISNKVIIFENDKQKEIQVIVKAGRDNIEGSITLEHPKDWNVYPQQQKVTIENKGETQKLVFTVIPPKFQSEGTLVPKVSVNGKTYSKELIEIDYSHIPFQTVLLPSESKIVRLDIQKRGENIAYIEGAGDVVPESLQQIGYNVVKIKPEDITSENLARFDAVVVGIRAYNIVDELKFKQDILFDFVEQGGNMIVQYNTSRGVKVDNIAPFDLKLSRDRVTDENAEVRILNPDHELLNFPNKITSKDFDGWTQERGLYFPNEWSKEFTPLISINDKGETPKDGSLLIAKHGKGHYIYTGLSFFREFPAGVSGAYRLFSNMLSIGKDNINLNKKLTD
- a CDS encoding geranylgeranylglycerol-phosphate geranylgeranyltransferase; translation: MTNILNLVRWKNLLLIALVQVLVKYALFESFNIQLTLHTLQFSLLVLATVFIAAAGNIINDIYDVETDLVNKPKKVIVGKIISEKTALNLFIALNVLGVGLGFYLSNTINRNGFAVIFVIISALLYIYASYLKQTCLLGNIIISILVALSILIVPIFDLIPSLTSSNRELYLDIFKIALYYALFAFIINLLREIIKDIEDINGDYKSQMKTLPIIIGRDRATMLVFALSFIPLLALINYIVSQLYNNILAVVYFLIFVLGPMLYFTIKIFSAELKKEYQHLSNVLKVIMLFGVLSLLLYPLIIN
- a CDS encoding sodium:solute symporter, yielding MNHFTKLETLDWTILIFTLVTIVAYGTWITRKNRDVKDYLKGGSTSKWWTIGLSVMATQASAITFLSTPGQAFNDGMGFVQFYFGLPIAMIVICMVFIPLYHRLNVYTAYEFLENRFDLKTRTLTAILFLIQRGLAAGITIFAPSIILSVVLGWNLILLNIIIGILVIIYTVTGGTKAVSVTQKHQMIVIFTGMVVAFIIIVSKLPADITFSKALEIAGANGKMEVLDFSFDLNNRYTFWSGIIGGTFLMLSYFGTDQSQVQRYLSGKSVKEMQLGLLFNGLLKVPMQFFILLVGVMVFVFYQFNAAPLNFNPDATKTVLNSEYADEYKALQAQQAAIFNDKQTYIADFINDNNEANTKKIAEANNAYEALRSEARILIEKAADAQQVKVEKNDKDYVFINFILNNLPRGLIGLLLAVILSAAMSSTSSELNALASTTTIDLYKRNTGKHSEEEMVKASKLFTLGWGILAIGIACVANLAENLIQLVNIIGSIFYGNVLGIFLLAFFVRWVKGNAVFTAALITQVLVIGLFLLNEYEFINLPFLWLNFVGCVIVMVIAILLQTMDRSSPSEELEAIGE
- a CDS encoding mechanosensitive ion channel domain-containing protein, with amino-acid sequence MTNFLTTYQNELINTLIVFSILFTLRFIIKTAINKIGRKSGINDARIKLINRYVTVTLFLIVLLIEAFIFGAEPEDLSLVFSSVFAVIGIALFAIWSILSNITSGVIMFFSFPYKVGDKIQIHDKDFPIEAIIEDIRAFQLHLRMDNGDLVTYPNNLILQKAVTLVEKDAIDDGSDAI